One Keratinibaculum paraultunense genomic window carries:
- a CDS encoding M16 family metallopeptidase, with the protein MNEVLSFYLENGLQVLLHKIPNIKMIATGMWIKQGSKNENDDVNGISHFTEHMVFNRNNRYNKDVGKNFQKLNDFGVTYNATTTKEYTYYHFKGLKESLEICLNTIKSIIVNNNKFDKEVFVNERKVIYQEASSYYASFNQIVECINQAIYGNYSIGRPILGTLDNINDIKLEDVEKLVSNTYTPENSILILIGDINYDESTKLIKSIFGDWEDTSTIKVNESIVDTPGVYYKKTSNTPNSVLSLGFKVKNDSIEDVLISKLLVKILADPIMSQRITHEIRQKRGIAYNVGGFVTEYENFSTLAISVVCKHEDVTEATNVIIEEIIRLLENGINEEEFNRSKMSLITEKNLDFNNISKKLIYFGKYASYNQLYFLENTIRKIKKIQLEDVIKRSRSILRYNNLGLAMIGNTDIEAVVDTLEKIN; encoded by the coding sequence ATGAATGAAGTCTTAAGTTTTTACCTTGAAAATGGATTACAGGTGCTTCTACATAAAATTCCTAATATAAAAATGATTGCTACTGGAATGTGGATAAAACAGGGTAGTAAGAATGAAAATGATGATGTAAATGGAATTTCTCATTTTACAGAGCATATGGTATTTAATAGAAATAATCGTTATAACAAAGATGTTGGGAAGAATTTTCAAAAGCTTAATGATTTTGGAGTTACTTATAATGCTACTACTACGAAAGAATATACATATTACCATTTTAAAGGTTTAAAAGAAAGTCTTGAAATTTGCCTAAATACTATTAAATCTATTATTGTCAATAACAATAAATTTGATAAAGAAGTATTTGTTAATGAAAGAAAAGTAATATATCAGGAAGCTAGTTCATATTATGCATCTTTTAATCAGATTGTAGAATGTATTAATCAAGCAATTTATGGGAATTATTCAATTGGAAGACCCATCTTAGGTACTTTAGACAACATTAATGACATTAAGCTTGAGGATGTTGAAAAATTAGTTTCAAATACATATACTCCAGAAAATTCTATTTTAATTTTGATAGGAGATATTAATTATGATGAGTCCACAAAATTAATCAAGAGTATATTTGGAGATTGGGAGGACACCTCAACAATTAAGGTCAATGAAAGTATCGTAGATACACCTGGAGTTTACTACAAGAAAACCTCCAATACTCCTAATAGTGTTCTCTCATTAGGGTTTAAAGTTAAGAATGATAGTATAGAAGATGTTTTAATATCTAAGCTATTAGTTAAAATTCTTGCAGACCCTATAATGAGTCAGCGTATTACACATGAAATTCGGCAAAAGAGAGGTATTGCTTACAATGTTGGAGGATTTGTTACTGAATATGAAAATTTTTCAACTCTTGCAATTTCTGTAGTCTGTAAGCACGAGGATGTTACAGAGGCTACAAATGTTATTATTGAAGAAATCATTCGATTATTAGAAAACGGTATTAATGAGGAAGAGTTTAATAGATCTAAAATGTCATTAATTACGGAAAAGAATCTTGATTTTAATAATATAAGTAAAAAATTAATATATTTTGGGAAATATGCTTCATATAATCAATTATATTTTTTAGAGAATACAATACGAAAGATTAAGAAAATACAGCTCGAGGATGTAATTAAAAGAAGTAGAAGCATTTTAAGGTATAATAACCTGGGACTAGCTATGATTGGTAATACTGATATTGAGGCAGTTGTAGATACGTTAGAAAAAATTAATTAA
- the istB gene encoding IS21-like element helper ATPase IstB, translating into MIGKIDYIKEYAKELKLLNLQKKIDEFIEHGEKEDLSYQEFLYQILNEEIIAKEQRKKQTRLKNAGFPVIKTIEEFDFEFQKSISKRHINRLLEMDWIDKIYNLIFLGPPGVGKTHLAIALGYKAIDMGYKVSFISMDNLVYSLKTQDIMRKSKIKINKIHSSDLVIIDEIGYLPINREEANMFFQLISALHEQTSIIITSNKGFGDWNELLGDPALTTAILDRLTYKCELFNMTGKSYRLTHRKSFLED; encoded by the coding sequence ATGATAGGTAAAATTGATTATATAAAAGAATATGCCAAAGAACTAAAGTTATTAAATCTGCAAAAAAAGATAGACGAGTTCATAGAACATGGAGAAAAGGAAGATTTATCATATCAAGAATTTCTTTACCAAATATTAAATGAAGAGATAATTGCTAAGGAGCAGAGGAAAAAACAAACTCGATTAAAAAATGCAGGATTTCCTGTAATAAAGACAATAGAAGAATTTGATTTTGAATTTCAAAAGTCTATCAGCAAAAGACATATAAACAGGCTTCTAGAAATGGACTGGATAGATAAGATATACAATCTTATCTTCCTAGGTCCTCCTGGTGTAGGGAAAACTCACTTAGCCATAGCATTAGGCTATAAAGCTATAGATATGGGATACAAGGTAAGCTTCATCTCAATGGACAATTTGGTCTATTCATTAAAAACACAGGATATAATGAGAAAGAGTAAGATAAAGATAAATAAAATACATTCCTCAGACCTTGTAATTATTGATGAAATTGGATATCTACCAATTAATCGCGAGGAAGCTAATATGTTTTTCCAGTTAATATCAGCCTTACACGAACAGACTTCAATTATAATTACATCAAATAAGGGCTTTGGAGATTGGAACGAATTATTAGGAGACCCAGCATTAACTACAGCTATATTAGACAGGCTTACCTATAAATGTGAGTTATTTAATATGACTGGCAAAAGCTATAGGCTTACACATAGAAAATCCTTTTTAGAGGATTAG
- the istA gene encoding IS21 family transposase: MGLKGWHMFNEIKNMKELGLKKSQISRYLDLDYGTVSKYWNMQVKEFAENMEKVKVRKKILDEYEDEIVGWLRDFPDMSAAQILDWLKERYGDIKCTDRSVRNYVRYIRDKYDIPKVVSKRQHEAVQELPMGYQAQVDFGQIWLNNADGKRVKLYAFAMVLSHSRMKYAYWQDKPFTTKDFIDAHIKAFEYFGGKTHEIVYDQDRLLVVDENYGDIIFTEEFQNFKDFMKIRVRMCRGYDPESKGKIEAVVKYLKYNFAKNRTFVDIDKFNEDCLLWLDRTGNADIHGTTKKIPKEVFFLEKKYLLPVSQTFRNVPSNSILTYTVRKDNTISYKQNRYQVPKGTYEPGKTVGVRNLDGIIQIIDKDTGKILAEHKECILKGKLIQIDHPERDKTLKIDKLYEKALNVLNNTNEAKIFLDRIRIEKPRYIRDQYSLICNTCKNVEKKLIEESLKYCIEREIFSAVSFRDAIEFLGEKYKELDNQKLETANKNIPSIPQRYDIKTQIRDTSEYVKALEG; encoded by the coding sequence ATGGGATTGAAGGGTTGGCATATGTTTAATGAAATTAAAAACATGAAGGAGTTAGGGCTAAAGAAATCTCAAATATCAAGATATTTAGATTTAGACTATGGGACTGTATCTAAATACTGGAATATGCAGGTAAAGGAGTTTGCTGAAAATATGGAAAAAGTGAAGGTTAGAAAGAAAATACTAGATGAATATGAAGATGAGATAGTAGGTTGGTTAAGAGATTTTCCAGACATGAGTGCAGCTCAGATTTTGGATTGGTTAAAGGAAAGATATGGAGATATTAAATGCACAGATAGGAGTGTGAGAAACTATGTAAGATATATAAGAGATAAATATGATATTCCAAAGGTTGTATCTAAAAGACAACATGAAGCAGTGCAAGAACTTCCAATGGGCTATCAGGCACAAGTTGATTTTGGACAAATATGGCTTAACAATGCAGATGGAAAAAGAGTTAAACTTTATGCCTTTGCTATGGTACTGTCCCATTCTAGAATGAAATATGCCTATTGGCAGGACAAGCCATTTACAACGAAAGATTTTATCGATGCTCATATTAAGGCCTTTGAATACTTTGGAGGTAAAACCCACGAAATAGTATATGACCAAGACAGACTATTAGTAGTTGATGAAAACTATGGAGACATAATTTTTACAGAAGAATTTCAAAACTTTAAAGACTTTATGAAAATTAGAGTAAGAATGTGTAGAGGATATGACCCAGAAAGCAAAGGAAAAATAGAAGCAGTTGTCAAATATTTAAAGTATAATTTTGCAAAGAATAGAACTTTTGTTGATATAGACAAGTTTAATGAAGATTGTCTATTGTGGTTAGATAGAACAGGAAATGCTGATATTCATGGAACAACAAAAAAGATACCGAAAGAAGTATTCTTCCTCGAAAAGAAATACCTTCTTCCAGTATCACAAACATTTAGAAATGTACCATCTAATTCAATTTTAACCTATACAGTAAGAAAAGACAATACAATTTCTTACAAACAAAACAGATATCAAGTACCAAAAGGAACCTATGAACCAGGAAAAACAGTTGGAGTTCGTAATTTAGATGGTATTATTCAGATAATAGATAAGGATACAGGTAAAATTTTAGCAGAACATAAGGAGTGCATACTGAAAGGAAAATTAATACAAATTGATCATCCTGAAAGGGATAAAACTTTAAAGATAGACAAACTATATGAAAAAGCTTTAAATGTACTGAACAACACCAATGAAGCCAAGATTTTTCTCGATAGAATTAGGATTGAAAAACCAAGATACATCAGGGACCAATACAGTTTAATATGCAACACTTGTAAAAATGTAGAGAAAAAACTCATAGAAGAATCTCTTAAATATTGCATAGAAAGAGAGATATTCAGTGCTGTAAGTTTTAGAGATGCAATTGAATTTTTAGGTGAGAAATATAAGGAATTAGATAACCAAAAACTAGAAACAGCTAATAAAAACATCCCTTCTATCCCTCAAAGATATGATATTAAAACCCAAATTAGGGATACATCAGAATATGTAAAAGCATTGGAGGGATAA
- a CDS encoding tyrosine-type recombinase/integrase — protein MTVEPIKDKKKIGDFLTYLKGKNQRDYTLAKFQLNTGLRVSDVVPIKVSDIFTEKGNFKNYFVLSEKKTGKEKKIKLNDELKKSLKEYVV, from the coding sequence ATGACTGTAGAACCAATAAAAGATAAAAAGAAGATTGGGGATTTTTTAACTTATTTAAAAGGAAAAAATCAGAGAGATTATACCCTTGCAAAATTTCAACTAAATACGGGATTAAGAGTATCAGATGTTGTTCCAATTAAAGTATCAGATATCTTTACTGAAAAAGGGAATTTTAAAAATTATTTTGTATTAAGTGAAAAGAAAACAGGGAAAGAAAAAAAGATAAAATTAAATGATGAGTTGAAGAAATCCTTGAAAGAATATGTAGTGTAA
- a CDS encoding type II toxin-antitoxin system PemK/MazF family toxin, with translation MFNIKRGEIYYVDLGFGEGSEIGKIRPCIIVQNDIGNLHSPTTIILPITHRLKNIWQPTQVILDKGMFNGNGTTTGVVMGEQIRTINKTRIKSFTGERLSPQAMKRIEQSIKVSVGIP, from the coding sequence ATGTTTAATATTAAAAGAGGAGAAATTTATTATGTGGATTTAGGCTTTGGAGAAGGTTCGGAAATTGGCAAAATTCGCCCATGTATAATCGTTCAAAATGACATCGGAAATCTGCACTCGCCTACCACCATCATATTACCTATTACCCATAGGCTAAAAAATATTTGGCAGCCTACTCAAGTCATACTTGATAAGGGTATGTTTAATGGAAATGGAACTACTACAGGAGTAGTCATGGGAGAACAGATTCGTACAATTAATAAAACCCGCATAAAATCCTTTACGGGTGAAAGATTGTCTCCACAGGCAATGAAAAGAATTGAACAGTCTATAAAGGTTTCCGTTGGAATTCCTTAA
- a CDS encoding RepB family plasmid replication initiator protein, giving the protein MEKNNYTFFVTKTPKQNESITIRYTLGEEAKALLLYLTDKIAKDEEFNMDTIILEDEDFEAIFKCKLNDDELFRKIDNITNELMSLDVIKKRGKDTWQCTKMIKSWEYWSRELYVSLDKKFIPYVTFLITEL; this is encoded by the coding sequence ATGGAAAAAAACAATTATACATTTTTTGTAACAAAGACTCCAAAGCAAAATGAAAGTATTACTATTAGATATACTCTTGGAGAAGAAGCTAAAGCTTTGCTTTTATACTTAACTGATAAGATTGCAAAAGATGAAGAATTCAATATGGATACTATAATATTAGAGGATGAGGATTTCGAGGCTATATTTAAATGTAAGTTAAACGATGATGAATTGTTTAGAAAGATTGATAATATAACAAATGAATTAATGTCCTTAGATGTGATAAAAAAGAGAGGCAAGGACACATGGCAATGTACAAAAATGATTAAATCATGGGAGTATTGGAGTAGAGAGCTATATGTAAGTCTAGATAAGAAATTTATACCATATGTAACATTTTTAATAACTGAATTATAG
- a CDS encoding helix-turn-helix domain-containing protein — protein MKQEDIGKIIRNKRIERGIKIKELAEMTNLSAAYLSRIERGERKAPSYNVMEKIFTALGIPLDKEENRGFEADFFKLKELLIMHRNKGNMSIRETIEILELIEDIIKGKNEE, from the coding sequence ATGAAACAAGAAGATATAGGAAAAATTATTAGGAATAAAAGAATAGAAAGAGGAATAAAAATAAAAGAATTAGCTGAAATGACAAATCTTAGTGCTGCCTATTTAAGTCGAATAGAGAGAGGAGAAAGAAAAGCTCCCAGCTACAATGTAATGGAAAAGATATTTACAGCATTAGGAATACCGTTAGATAAAGAAGAAAATAGAGGATTTGAAGCAGATTTCTTCAAGCTAAAGGAATTATTAATCATGCATAGGAATAAAGGAAATATGAGTATTAGAGAGACGATAGAAATTTTGGAACTTATAGAAGATATAATAAAAGGAAAAAATGAAGAATAA
- a CDS encoding recombinase family protein yields the protein MSTIRQKKEGISLEGQEREIIEYCKRNNINLVKVYRDEGISGKDIEGRDEFKEMLDYALKNNVDTIISFKLSRFTRKLKDLANTIDLLDENDINLIFIEDGINTKTPTGRFMCYIVGAVAEMERENTSDFVSMTMGQNALKGNWNGGIVFGYDSDDSKKLIINKDEKMIVEKIFYYFTEKNWGYKKIANYLNHRNLKTKKGTDWSINSIKQVLDNPIYVGKVRWGQHKDWDKKRRKGKTEEYILVDGNHEPIISEETWEKAQAIRKVRGKKSAKVYEGNFLLSGLLRCPQCGASMLSHRTKKKNGKGYYRYYQCSSFFNKGSSVCKSNLINADLAEETVIKKINEFVQKPEIIETIVKEIKSQSQIDTEPYIRDLQVIDKELAKVEKKKKENLQLQFNEKIDAETLSEMNSFLREKEKNLNYKKIAIMEDLNQLQSNTILDADEIQAIFENFNLLFEKADVEQKKKLLRSIIDEIYVNDSDNIKNRTVRQIKFYFEPQEIPELAASKKQSNFATNGDTVHL from the coding sequence GTGAGTACCATAAGGCAAAAAAAAGAAGGTATTTCTCTTGAAGGCCAAGAAAGAGAAATAATTGAATATTGCAAAAGGAATAATATTAATCTGGTAAAAGTTTACAGAGATGAAGGTATAAGTGGAAAAGATATAGAGGGCAGGGATGAATTTAAAGAAATGCTTGATTATGCCTTGAAAAATAATGTTGATACTATTATATCTTTTAAGCTAAGTAGGTTTACACGAAAACTAAAAGATTTAGCCAATACAATAGATTTATTAGATGAAAATGACATTAATCTAATTTTTATCGAAGATGGAATAAATACAAAAACCCCTACTGGAAGATTTATGTGCTATATCGTTGGTGCAGTAGCAGAAATGGAAAGAGAGAATACTTCTGACTTTGTAAGTATGACTATGGGACAAAATGCTCTTAAAGGAAATTGGAATGGCGGTATTGTTTTTGGTTATGATTCTGATGATAGTAAAAAACTTATAATAAACAAAGATGAAAAGATGATTGTAGAAAAAATTTTTTATTATTTTACTGAAAAAAACTGGGGATATAAAAAAATTGCAAACTATTTAAATCACAGAAATTTAAAAACTAAAAAAGGTACTGATTGGTCAATTAATAGCATTAAACAAGTTCTAGACAATCCTATCTATGTAGGAAAAGTTAGATGGGGACAACATAAGGATTGGGATAAAAAAAGAAGAAAAGGAAAAACTGAAGAGTATATTTTAGTAGATGGTAATCACGAACCAATTATTTCAGAGGAAACATGGGAAAAAGCTCAAGCAATAAGAAAAGTAAGAGGAAAAAAATCAGCTAAAGTATATGAGGGAAATTTTCTATTAAGTGGGCTACTTCGGTGCCCCCAATGTGGGGCATCCATGCTTAGCCACAGAACCAAAAAGAAAAATGGAAAAGGATATTATCGCTATTATCAATGTTCTAGTTTTTTCAACAAAGGTTCAAGCGTATGCAAGTCTAACCTAATAAACGCAGATTTAGCAGAAGAAACAGTGATTAAGAAAATAAATGAATTTGTTCAAAAACCAGAAATTATAGAAACAATAGTCAAAGAAATAAAATCTCAAAGCCAAATAGATACAGAGCCATATATACGAGATTTACAAGTAATAGACAAAGAGTTAGCTAAAGTTGAAAAAAAGAAAAAAGAAAATCTGCAACTTCAATTCAATGAAAAAATAGATGCAGAAACCTTATCTGAAATGAATTCATTTTTAAGAGAGAAAGAGAAAAATTTAAATTATAAAAAGATAGCAATAATGGAAGATTTGAACCAACTACAATCAAACACTATTCTAGATGCTGATGAAATACAAGCCATTTTTGAAAATTTCAATCTTCTATTTGAAAAAGCCGATGTGGAGCAAAAAAAGAAATTATTAAGGTCTATTATAGATGAAATTTACGTAAATGATTCTGATAATATTAAAAACAGAACAGTTAGGCAAATTAAGTTTTATTTTGAGCCACAAGAAATCCCAGAACTTGCGGCTTCTAAAAAACAAAGTAATTTTGCGACTAACGGTGATACGGTTCACCTCTAA
- the rlmH gene encoding 23S rRNA (pseudouridine(1915)-N(3))-methyltransferase RlmH, with the protein MKIRVIAVGKIKEKYIRDGINEYLKRLSRYCSVEIIEVEDEKTQENLTNREIDIIKDKEGKRILSKISPNSHIISLVIEGKQMSSEELANKIEDLMIEGVNNLTFIIGGSLGLSREVIEKSNLKLSFSKMTFPHQLMRMVLLEQIYRSFRIIRGEPYHR; encoded by the coding sequence ATGAAGATTAGAGTTATTGCAGTTGGTAAGATAAAAGAAAAATATATAAGAGATGGTATTAATGAATATTTAAAAAGACTTTCTAGATATTGTAGTGTAGAAATAATAGAAGTAGAAGATGAAAAAACACAAGAAAATTTAACAAATAGAGAAATAGATATAATAAAGGATAAGGAAGGTAAAAGAATTTTATCTAAAATTTCACCAAATTCACATATAATTTCCTTGGTAATAGAAGGAAAACAAATGTCTTCAGAAGAACTAGCTAACAAAATAGAAGACTTGATGATAGAAGGTGTAAATAACCTAACTTTTATAATTGGAGGATCATTAGGACTATCTCGTGAAGTAATAGAAAAAAGCAATTTAAAATTATCATTTTCAAAAATGACTTTTCCTCATCAGTTGATGAGAATGGTACTGTTAGAGCAAATATATAGAAGTTTTAGGATAATTAGAGGTGAACCGTATCACCGTTAG
- a CDS encoding HNH endonuclease: protein MNIPNSEKIYIYEREKKKCFYCGKNLKFRQITLDHYLPKSKGGTEDIFNLVLSCRKCNRLKGNKIPRNYERKIIKLFQKAFYDKMIKIGNIIVSKEDLKEEILNIDRIEEIRPNFVFQSKHMRFYIKNNTIERIILLGGKHED from the coding sequence ATGAATATTCCCAACAGTGAAAAGATATATATATACGAACGAGAAAAGAAAAAATGTTTTTATTGTGGGAAGAACCTTAAATTTAGACAAATAACCTTAGATCATTACTTGCCTAAATCAAAAGGAGGAACTGAAGATATATTTAATTTGGTATTATCCTGTAGGAAATGTAATAGATTAAAGGGAAATAAAATACCTAGAAATTATGAAAGAAAAATAATTAAATTATTTCAAAAAGCCTTTTACGATAAAATGATTAAAATTGGTAATATTATAGTATCTAAAGAGGATTTAAAAGAGGAAATTTTAAATATAGATAGAATAGAAGAGATTCGACCTAACTTTGTTTTTCAAAGTAAACATATGAGATTTTATATAAAAAACAATACTATAGAGCGAATTATATTATTAGGAGGGAAACATGAAGATTAG
- the rbr gene encoding rubrerythrin: MKSLKGTKTAENLMKSFAGESQARTRYTYYASQARKEGYVQISNIFLETAENEKEHAKRFFKFLNKDLCGEAVEINEASYPVALGDTKVNLKAAAEGENEEWTELYPKFADIAEEEGFPEIAYVFREIAEVEERHEIRYRKLLANIENNKVFEKDEEVEWKCNNCGYIHKGKSAPEKCPACAHPRGYFEVFVETY; this comes from the coding sequence ATGAAATCTTTAAAAGGTACTAAAACAGCAGAAAATTTAATGAAATCATTTGCAGGAGAATCTCAAGCTAGAACAAGGTATACATACTATGCTTCTCAAGCAAGAAAAGAAGGGTATGTACAAATATCCAATATATTTTTAGAAACTGCAGAAAATGAAAAGGAACATGCTAAAAGATTTTTTAAGTTTTTGAATAAAGATTTATGTGGAGAAGCTGTAGAAATTAATGAAGCTTCTTATCCAGTAGCTTTAGGGGATACAAAGGTAAACTTAAAAGCTGCAGCTGAAGGAGAAAATGAAGAATGGACAGAGCTTTATCCAAAGTTTGCAGATATTGCAGAAGAGGAAGGATTCCCAGAAATTGCATATGTATTTAGAGAAATTGCAGAAGTGGAAGAACGTCATGAAATTAGATATAGAAAGCTTTTAGCAAATATTGAAAACAACAAGGTGTTTGAAAAGGATGAAGAAGTAGAATGGAAGTGTAACAATTGTGGATATATTCATAAAGGAAAATCTGCTCCAGAAAAATGTCCAGCTTGTGCTCATCCTAGAGGCTACTTTGAAGTATTTGTAGAAACTTATTAA
- the surE gene encoding 5'/3'-nucleotidase SurE → MRILLVNDDGIHSEGIHILARTLEKDHEVIIVAPEEQRSAQSQAITIEKDIIVKEVKLKGITSKAYSISGTPVDCVRIALDKLIEKPVDLVISGINRGLNAGMDILYSGTVSAAIEANMYNLPAMALSTELIDDKIDYHLAAKYGKYILEKSKEYFIRNNIILSVNTPYLDGKEIKGIKVCKIGGVIYDYYVMEDNGNKGEKILKLEGRKDVEFEEGTDRFYLSQGYITITPLHYDLTNFNLLKEVENWI, encoded by the coding sequence ATGAGAATATTGTTGGTTAATGATGATGGAATACATTCCGAAGGAATACACATATTAGCAAGGACTTTAGAAAAAGATCATGAAGTAATTATAGTAGCTCCAGAAGAGCAGAGAAGTGCTCAAAGTCAAGCTATTACAATAGAAAAAGATATAATTGTAAAAGAGGTCAAATTGAAAGGAATAACGTCAAAAGCTTATAGCATATCTGGTACGCCTGTAGATTGTGTAAGAATAGCTTTAGATAAATTAATAGAAAAACCTGTTGATTTAGTTATATCAGGCATAAATAGGGGACTAAATGCAGGTATGGATATACTCTATTCTGGTACGGTATCTGCAGCTATAGAGGCAAATATGTATAATTTACCTGCAATGGCATTATCAACTGAATTAATAGATGATAAGATTGACTATCATTTAGCAGCAAAGTATGGTAAATATATTTTAGAAAAATCTAAAGAATATTTTATTAGAAATAATATTATATTGAGTGTTAATACACCTTATTTAGATGGCAAAGAAATCAAAGGAATAAAAGTATGCAAAATAGGAGGAGTTATATATGATTATTATGTCATGGAAGATAATGGAAATAAAGGCGAGAAAATATTAAAACTTGAAGGTCGTAAAGATGTGGAATTTGAAGAGGGTACTGATAGATTTTATTTATCTCAAGGATATATAACTATAACTCCTTTACATTATGATCTTACAAATTTTAATCTATTAAAAGAAGTTGAAAACTGGATTTAA
- a CDS encoding DUF3298 domain-containing protein, producing the protein MNKKIITIGLAGCLIMGNMSVVLADKFVRVNTKDQVINPISINAELKENKVKVYTEVIKPNIDGAEVNIKIPVIKGLKDDHFQEKLNRTIRTSVEKDLKEFKKDIEELKKLNVDWEPQMIVGYDVKSSENILSIVIDNYIFTGGAHGSSRRDYYNIDIDKNKIIQLSDLFKENSDFKSIISDEINKEIKRQIAEEAKSYFTDDEKFITIDDSQDFYIDKDGDIVITFQPYEITPWYMGHPEFKIPSKSIANILKDSKAIIENEVTNFNKIIINDKELELSKPMFKSEKGIVMFPFREVAESLGFKVAWDGKNKVATMNKGPVLAGAYIGEDRYYFSKAFVYLEETSKLIDGTTFVPISFIDQVLQGMVYVTDDGILNIKY; encoded by the coding sequence ATGAATAAAAAAATAATAACAATAGGTTTAGCTGGATGTTTAATAATGGGAAATATGTCTGTAGTTTTAGCAGATAAATTTGTGCGAGTTAATACTAAAGATCAAGTGATAAATCCAATATCTATTAACGCAGAATTAAAAGAAAACAAAGTAAAAGTATATACAGAAGTTATTAAACCAAACATTGATGGTGCAGAAGTAAATATTAAGATACCAGTAATAAAAGGATTAAAAGATGACCATTTTCAAGAAAAATTAAATCGTACTATTAGAACGTCTGTAGAAAAAGATTTAAAGGAATTTAAAAAAGATATAGAAGAGTTAAAGAAATTAAATGTTGATTGGGAACCACAGATGATAGTAGGATATGATGTTAAATCCAGTGAAAATATATTATCTATTGTAATTGATAACTATATTTTCACAGGGGGTGCTCATGGAAGTTCTAGGAGAGATTACTATAATATAGATATAGATAAGAATAAAATTATTCAATTATCAGATTTATTTAAAGAAAATAGTGATTTCAAAAGTATTATAAGTGATGAAATAAATAAAGAAATAAAAAGGCAAATAGCTGAAGAAGCTAAATCGTATTTTACCGATGATGAAAAATTTATAACTATAGATGATTCGCAAGATTTTTATATAGATAAAGATGGCGATATAGTAATTACTTTTCAACCTTATGAAATAACTCCTTGGTATATGGGGCATCCAGAGTTTAAAATACCAAGTAAAAGCATAGCTAATATATTGAAGGATTCAAAAGCGATAATTGAAAATGAAGTTACAAACTTCAATAAGATTATTATAAATGATAAAGAATTAGAATTAAGCAAGCCCATGTTTAAATCTGAAAAAGGTATAGTAATGTTTCCCTTTAGAGAAGTTGCCGAATCATTAGGGTTTAAGGTAGCATGGGATGGGAAAAACAAAGTTGCAACTATGAATAAAGGGCCTGTATTAGCCGGCGCTTATATAGGTGAAGATAGGTATTATTTTTCTAAAGCGTTTGTATATTTAGAAGAAACATCTAAGCTAATAGATGGGACAACTTTTGTGCCTATTAGTTTTATAGATCAAGTATTGCAAGGAATGGTCTATGTTACTGATGACGGTATATTGAATATAAAATATTAA